One Stigmatopora nigra isolate UIUO_SnigA chromosome 1, RoL_Snig_1.1, whole genome shotgun sequence DNA segment encodes these proteins:
- the LOC144202899 gene encoding FERM and PDZ domain-containing protein 4-like isoform X2, producing MDMFGFSKMQNSSSHKSKTSGWPPPGSWGGLQGPPYSWDSMNCNREGQKYLTNQVSQNSSLEEVHLDGLPPVPRLVEMRRDPVLGFGFVAGSEKPVVVRSVTPGGPSEGKLLPGDEIIMINDEPVSSAPRERVIDLVRSCKESIQLTVVQPYPSPKSAFISAAKKAMLKSNPVKVRFAEEVIINGQVPNPVKDNSLLFMPNVLKVYLEIGQTKSFRFDCSTSIKDVILTLQEKLSIKCIEHFSLMLEEKMEGSANRLLLLHEQEMLAQVTRRPGCEKMKCFFRISFMPRDPVELLRRDAVAFEYLYVQSCNDVVLEHFGSELKYDAVLRLAALQMYILTLTTKQSQKVSLKYIQKEWGLSLFLPPAVLTSTKEKNIKKALTHILKTNQNLVPPGKKLTSLQAKVHYLRYLSELKLYGGREFQAILLQVEKQIEVTLLVGPRYGISHVINARTNLVALLADFSHVNRIEILTEDQDNVRLELHVLDVRPITLIMESSDAMNLACLTAGYYRLLVDSRRSIFNMVHCGNAAGDDDDDSQDRVLEWPYSTSFGDSEELSQSRPELYGDSQYLEDERRRENNFHPNFRPAQNPDGDFRSPSPLPPPHPPATRHKPQDSPRSAKVSFIFGGDPPPNKPGSLAFQRLRESDEVAERGPPRYLHNANFEAQDRMSFHLGGLTHIYSNINDEGSEEPLLRDLFFRDATDEAEDEDEASCEEDSAGGTPSVDGRGGEGVATAAGKASFLMLSGPTDDIIDLTSLPPPEGDDTVDDDESDSLLQSLNLAIAAPPPGFRDSSDEDAAPEGRLLNPDENDDIPVSLIDAIPMPEEAPGEEKRRLDNTVVNTLQALEALAVSERRPPPPRLPSGRKNPGVYTSHGFSPESSSDSGNETNSSEMTELSELAACHRLSESHMRLLVATREGYQPLLEEKTEFPVSPSTETTTQKKSRTPQHLRPPAVPPRRSPHLDTVPTLRPDCPSVRSETPNVSSTLQRPNSTTPGGKHHKKSADSSGKYNTFSTREGYRGGSVHREGHHHVPFCDRGGSYRRHNVFLEDNQDHEVNNHPDDRPRIPRPPPIKADGLTDVGTMECAMDNRAVEQDEHLVVASLLSPGKSDRSGASEQASEIPNDHQSISRQQSVARLCEYHLAKRISNLQGEAHSSLQGSLCSSLDVGGSANSSVSATPTDSPLGSGTTESKHHHLQRHPISSSSSSLLRVVNYEEFKPGQNPQAKDIHPHADPVLLRKMLPNIHNPSSGPEPVRPSSATPSKHKETMTGKKPCYKNPNQKEGSEAYRQLINYLTVSQMHQGGKLHSAGMGGGVKKDTRRYITSNPQLVEMVKNRGNTLPRCQCIPSAASSAFVRPNFANPNGSHLTNKDPKTYHAATLPAKLKRNPETYASNNRLDVRQAHAERRSSFSGLQSNLDRNAPDSDHFLPPFKRDGGACGLTAGRPPPRSRSQPSCGVDDWCRTEPRERRAPLPQTSGSRLGGQRADLDGFSLGRGPSAFRQTNPVGAVSSPSSPQPPALPPPVPIQAQAGGVPPGNSFLPNQNHVRSVNPSPSMLDPLDTFPQRGRELKRSSSNVTNGSGSAEVLFEKSGRRPLSPSMPHQGETKVQRRPARKRLSKSYSQGSVSSHTTCWSSGVDCRRASVAFPVQKDKQTKGSQKLDTSPWRCNGPFSYCFFKRKSEGEDDDGECDAPRRSRAGTHLESERAALLAIFPCGSALDAAGEQLYGEVLDNMSFSDRLSRVNALKDRMYSSPSGFADVRRDAGELIALVRSSIGRCDRGVQVPGQEVSQSKQLLSVESKELGRACRRMAQAYGSPEEMLLAVTYSFQVLCCLCEACMCLVKGLSASASHQQREVVAKVDEVVMNYICLLKAAEVATVAAPGEHSVKALVRHSSTMSAIANALTRSLKTLLSK from the exons ATGGATATGTTTGGTTTTTCCAAAATGCAAAATTCCTCTAG TCACAAAAGCAAGACATCTGGATGGCCACCCCCAGGTTCCTGGGGGGGACTACAGGGGCCTCCATATAGCTGGGACAGCATGAACTGCAACAGGGAGGGCCAGAAGTACCTTACCAA CCAAGTGTCCCAGAACAGCTCCTTAGAGGAGGTTCACCTGGATGGACTCCCACCTGTGCCTCGTTTGGTGGAGATGCGGCGTGACCCCGTCCTGGGTTTTGGCTTTGTGGCTGGCAGCGAGAAGCCGGTGGTGGTCCGCTCGGTCACGCCAG GTGGTCCATCAGAGGGGAAGCTCTTACCAGGCGATGAGATCATCATGATCAATGACGAACCTGTCAGTTCGGCACCAAGAGAACGAGTTATCGACCTTGTCAG GAGCTGCAAAGAATCCATCCAACTGACTGTTGTCCAACCGTATCCC TCGCCCAAATCAGCGTTCATCAGTGCGGCCAAAAAAGCTATGCTCAAGTCCAATCCGGTCAAAGTTCGCTTTGCCGAAGAGGTCATCATAAACGGCCAGGTTCCG AATCCTGTGAAGGACAACTCTCTTTTGTTCATGCCAAATGTCCTGAAGGTCTACTTAGAGATTGGACAGACCAAGTCTTTCCGCTTTGACTGCAGTACCTCCATTAAG GACGTGATCCTCACCCTGCAAGAGAAACTGTCCATCAAATGTATTGAGCATTTCTCCCTGATGTTGGAGGAGAAGATGGAAGGTTCCGCCAACCGACTGCTTTTACTGCACGAACAAGAAATGCTTGCTCAG GTGACCCGCAGGCCTGGTTGTGAGAAGATGAAATGTTTCTTTCGAATCAGCTTCATGCCCCGTGACCCTGTGGAGCTGCTGCGAAGGGATGCTGTGGCATTCGAATACCTCTACGTACAG AGTTGCAACGACGTTGTCTTGGAGCATTTTGGCTCTGAACTGAAGTACGACGCCGTGCTGAGACTGGCGGCGCTGCAAATGTACATCCTCACTTTGACAACCAAGCAAAGCCAGAAGGTCTCGCTAAAATATATTCA AAAGGAGTGGGGCTTGTCGCTATTCCTGCCTCCTGCTGTGTTGACCAGCACCAAggagaaaaacatcaaaaaagcGCTGACGCACATTCTCAAAACCAACCAGAACCTCGTGCCTCCTGGGAAAAAA CTGACGTCGTTACAGGCCAAGGTGCATTACTTAAGGTACCTCAGTGAGCTCAAACTTTACGGGGGGCGAGAATTTCAAGCAATTCTCTTG CAAGTCGAGAAACAGATCGAGGTGACATTGTTAGTCGGTCCTCGTTACGGTATCAGTCACGTGATAAACGCGCGGACCAACCTCGTGGCCCTCTTGGCCGACTTCAGCCACGTGAACCGAATTGAAATCTTGACGGAGGATCAAGACAACGTTCGGCTTGAGCTTCACGTCCTGGACGTCCGG CCCATCACCCTCATCATGGAGTCCAGCGACGCCATGAATCTTGCCTGTCTCACGGCGGGCTACTATCGCCTCCTGGTGGATTCACGGAGATCTATCTTCAACATGGTCCACTGCGGCAACGCTGCCGGAGACGACGACGATGACA GTCAGGATCGCGTCCTGGAGTGGCCATACAGCACGTCCTTTGGCGACAGCGAGGAGCTATCGCAGAGCCGACCGGAGCTCTACGGGGACTCTCAATACTTGGAAGACGAGAGACGTCGAGAAAACAACTTCCACCCCAACTTCCGTCCAGCCCAAAATCCCGACGGAGACTTTCGGAGTCCGAGTCCGCTGCCGCCGCCCCACCCCCCTGCCACCAGACACAAACCTCAGGACTCACCTCGTAGCGCCAAAGTGTCATTTATTTTCGGAGGGGACCCGCCGCCCAACAAACCCGGGAGTTTAGCCTTCCAACGACTCCGGGAAAGCGACGAGGTAGCCGAGCGCGGACCGCCGCGGTACTTGCACAACGCCAACTTTGAGGCACAGGACAGGATGTCGTTTCACTTAGGTGGTCTGACGCACATCTACAGCAACATAAACGACGAAGGGAGTGAGGAACCCCTGTTAAGAGACCTGTTTTTTCGCGACGCGACGGACGAGGCGGAAGATGAGGACGAGGCCTCTTGCGAGGAAGACTCCGCTGGGGGGACGCCGTCGGTCGACGGCCGGGGGGGCGAAGGAGTCGCCACGGCGGCGGGAAAAGCTTCCTTCCTGATGCTTTCCGGACCCACCGACGACATCATCGACCTCACCTCGCTACCCCCGCCCGAGGGCGACGACACGGTCGACGACGACGAGAGCGACTCGCTCCTGCAGTCGCTCAACCTGGCCATCGCGGCGCCGCCGCCAGGTTTCCGTGACAGTTCGGACGAGGACGCGGCGCCCGAGGGGCGGCTCTTGAACCCGGACGAGAACGACGATATTCCGGTGTCGTTGATCGATGCCATCCCGATGCCGGAAGAGGCGCCGGGGGAGGAAAAGAGGAGGCTTGACAACACGGTGGTGAACACGCTGCAGGCGCTCGAAGCGCTGGCTGTCTCCGAACGGCGGCCTCCGCCACCTCGTCTGCCATCGGGCAGGAAAAATCCAG GTGTTTACACATCTCACGGCTTTAGCCCGGAATCTTCTTCCGACTCGGGAAATGAGACAAACTCCTCAGAAATGACAGAACTCTCGGAACTGGCCGCTTGCCATCGACTGAGCGAGAGCCACATGCGACTCCTGGTGGCCACCAGGGAGGGTTACCAGCCCTTACTGGAGGAGAAAACAGAATTCCCCGTTTCACCCAGCACCGAGACGACTACGCAAAAGAAATCCCGTACGCCACAGCACCTCAGACCACCCGCCGTCCCTCCGAGACGCAGTCCCCACTTGGACACGGTGCCGACGTTACGGCCGGATTGCCCGAGTGTGAGATCTGAGACCCCCAACGTTTCCTCTACTCTTCAGCGGCCTAACTCCACCACGCCAGGCGGAAAACATCACAAAAAGTCTGCGGACTCGAGCGGGAAGTACAACACCTTCAGCACAAGGGAAGGCTACCGAGGTGGAAGTGTCCACCGCGAGGGTCATCATCATGTTCCGTTCTGCGATCGAGGGGGGAGCTACCGAAGACACAATGTGTTCCTAGAGGACAACCAGGATCACGAGGTGAACAATCACCCCGACGATCGTCCCAGAATCCCCCGTCCGCCTCCCATCAAAGCGGATGGCCTCACGGACGTGGGCACTATGGAGTGCGCTATGGATAATAGAGCGGTGGAGCAGGACGAACATTTGGTCGTGGCTTCGTTGTTGTCTCCGGGTAAAAGCGACCGATCGGGGGCTTCCGAACAAGCATCGGAAATCCCGAATGACCACCAGTCCATTTCCAGACAGCAGAGTGTGGCACGTTTGTGCGAGTACCATCTGGCCAAAAGGATTTCTAACTTACAAGGGGAGGCGCACAGTTCTCTGCAAGGCTCCCTGTGTTCGTCGCTGGACGTGGGCGGCAGCGCCAACAGCAGCGTCTCCGCCACCCCAACCGACTCGCCGTTGGGTTCAGGAACGACCGAGTCCAAGCACCACCACCTGCAAAGGCATCCCATCTCCAGTTCCTCCTCGTCTTTACTCAGGGTGGTCAATTATGAGGAATTCAAACCCGGCCAGAACCCACAAGCCAAGGATATTCACCCTCACGCCGACCCTGTCCTCCTACGAAAAATGCTTCCCAACATTCACAATCCCTCTTCTGGCCCCGAGCCGGTCCGTCCTTCTTCGGCCACGCCGTCTAAACACAAAGAAACAATGACGGGCAAAAAGCCCTGTTATAAAAACCCCAACCAAAAGGAAGGCAGCGAAGCGTACCGACAATTGATCAACTATTTAACCGTGAGCCAGATGCACCAAGGAGGAAAGTTACACAGCGCCGGAATGGGCGGCGGCGTGAAAAAAGACACCCGCCGCTACATCACCAGCAACCCTCAACTCGTTGAAATGGTCAAAAATCGAGGAAATACGCTCCCCCGATGCCAATGTATCCCATCCGCCGCCTCGTCCGCCTTCGTTCGCCCCAACTTTGCCAACCCGAATGGCTCGCATTTGACCAACAAAGACCCAAAGACGTACCACGCCGCTACGCTCCCGGCCAAACTGAAGAGAAACCCCGAAACGTACGCCTCGAATAACAGGTTAGACGTGAGGCAAGCGCACGCAGAAAGAAGAAGCTCCTTCTCTGGACTGCAGAGCAACCTCGACAGGAACGCTCCGGACTCGGATCATTTCCTACCGCCATTCAAGAGAGACGGTGGCGCCTGCGGGCTGACGGCCGGCAGGCCTCCGCCACGCTCCAGAAGCCAACCCAGTTGCGGCGTAGACGATTGGTGCAGGACCGAGCCGAGAGAAAGGCGCGCCCCTCTCCCCCAAACTTCCGGCTCACGTCTCGGTGGTCAGCGAGCCGACTTGGACGGCTTCTCTCTCGGGAGGGGTCCGTCAGCCTTCAGGCAGACCAACCCGGTGGGCGCTGTCTCTTCCCCGTCCTCGCCGCAACCGCCAGCTCTCCCTCCTCCCGTACCGATTCAGGCGCAAGCCGGCGGCGTCCCTCCCGGCAACTCGTTCCTGCCAAATCAGAACCACGTCCGCTCCGTCAACCCCAGCCCGTCGATGTTAGATCCTTTGGATACTTTTCCGCAGAGGGGCCGCGAACTGAAACGGAGCTCCAGCAACGTCACCAACGGCTCCGGTAGCGCGGAGGTTCTTTTCGAGAAGTCCGGTCGACGGCCCCTGTCACCGTCCATGCCCCATCAAGGCGAGACCAAAGTCCAGAGGAGGCCAGCCAGAAAGAGGCTTTCCAAGAGTTATTCCCAAGGTTCCGTCTCATCCCACACCACCTGCTGGTCTTCGGGCGTGGATTGCCGAAGGGCTTCCGTGGCATTTCCAGTGCAGAAGGACAAACAAACCAAGGGCTCTCAAAAACTGGACACCAGTCCCTGGAGGTGTAACGGACCTTTTAGCTACTGCTTCTTCAAACGCAAAAGCGAGGGAGAAGACGACGACGGCGAGTGCGACGCGCCCAGACGTAGCCGCGCCGGGACTCACCTGGAAAGCGAGCGCGCCGCCTTGCTGGCCATATTCCCCTGCGGCTCGGCATTGGACGCGGCCGGCGAGCAGCTGTACGGCGAAGTCCTTGACAACATGAGTTTCAGCGACCGCCTCTCTCGAGTCAATGCCCTGAAAGACCGCATGTACAGCTCCCCTTCCGGCTTTGCCGACGTCCGCCGCGACGCCGGCGAGCTCATCGCGTTGGTGAGGTCCAGTATCGGCCGTTGCGACCGCGGCGTCCAAGTGCCCGGGCAGGAAGTGTCTCAGTCCAAGCAGCTCCTCTCGGTGGAGTCCAAAGAGTTAGGCCGGGCTTGCCGGCGCATGGCGCAAGCGTACGGCAGTCCCGAAGAGATGCTGTTGGCCGTTACGTATAGTTTCCAGGTGCTGTGTTGTCTCTGCGAAGCGTGCATGTGTCTGGTGAAGGGGCTCAGCGCCTCGGCCTCGCACCAACAAAGAGAGGTGGTGGCCAAGGTGGACGAAGTTGTTATGAACTATATCTGTTTACTCAAAGCCGCCGAGGTTGCCACGGTGGCTGCGCCGGGCGAACACAGCGTCAAGGCCCTGGTAAGACATTCTAGCACCATGTCGGCCATTGCGAACGCGCTCACGCGTTCTCTTAAAACGCTGCTTAGCAAGTGA